Genomic window (Gasterosteus aculeatus chromosome 13, fGasAcu3.hap1.1, whole genome shotgun sequence):
CAACAAGCAGagattttttcttcattgtacGTTTTGAAGTAAGCCTGTGTAATCTAAAACCACAAAGATAGATTTCCACTCATTACTGCACTATTGGAGTCTTCTAGACCTGTGCTATATTACGTATGTGTTTATAATAGCATAAATGCACAAGATGTATGTTTGCTGCTTTTTGTGTAACACATGTAGCATGTATTTATTACCCTCCCTCTTTTCAGCCTCCACGTGGAATCCTTCTATACGGACCGCCTGGAACTGGAAAGACTTTGATTGCCAGAGCTGTAGCCAATGAAACTGGAGCTTTCTTCTTCCTGATTAATGGTCAGAACACTCATCTATTCATGATGATGATCCTGATAAATACACATCTTAAGAAATATCATATTGGATGCATGGCTATACTGTAAGCATCAACACAACTGGCATAATTTGATATTgtatacattttctttattaCTTGAGCGTTGGCAGGGGAGAGCCATATTATTTCAACATACTATGAGATCACTGTCTCCTTGGAAACAAAGTTCCACTTTCTGTTTTAGGTCCTGAGATCATGAGTAAGCTGgctggagagagcgagagtAATCTGAGAAAGGCCTTTGAGGAAGCAGAGAAGAATGCTCCTGCCATCATCTTTATTGATGAGCTTGACGCAATCGCTCCTAAAAGAGAGAAGGTGAGCAAGAAGCTTTGGGAACTAAATGGATATATACTTATGGCTAGTCTCCACAAACTAAACAATGTAGTAATTTTTATAATTTGTCATGTGTTCGTATGTTAGGATCTTTTGTCTCATGTTGATTCCTTGTCAACATGCTCAAAAGTAGTAAACGCGCTAATGTGTAAATAGTTTTAAAATGCGACTTCTATTTTAGACCCATGGAGAAGTGGAGAGGCGCATTGTTTCCCAGCTGCTGACTCTTATGGACGGACTGAAACAAAGAGCTCATGTGATCGTCATGGCTGCCACCAACAGACCCAACAGCATTGACCCAGCTCTCAGGAGATTTGGTAAGTTGTTAGTTCTCAGCTTGTGTGTAGTTACTGCATACTTTGAGTAATGGAATAATCGTCTGTGCcgatgagtggggggggggttcttttttGGGGGTAGATTTTTGGCACTTTAAACAAGTTAGGAGCGcaacaaagtgcacgaggacagcagcaAGTTCAAAACGTTTCACCTGGGGAAATTCTgctgaaatgtaaaagaaattCAACAAAAGGTTCTATACATGCTGACTGAGGTGATTACGCGTTAATTGATaatatttagtctttagaagagaACCAAACTTAATTGTGAATAATTTGAAAATGTGagattactttttaaaatctattgacGGCCCTAGAAAAGTGTTGGAATAGTTTTGCAAAACTATTAAAAATTAAAGGACTGAAATGTATAAAGTATCGGGTTCTAAAGTGTTTACAGCGTTTGCCATGCCACTCAAAATcgagctcaggtgcatcctgtttccactgatcatccttcagatgtttctatTACTTTATTGGAGTCCACTCTGCTATATTCGGCTGATTGGACAGAATTTAGAAATGTACACACCGGTCTTTATCAGGTCCCACAGTTGACCGTGCATGCCAGCGCACAAACAAGCCATGAAGTTCAAGGAATTGTCTGTAGATCTGAGACAAAATGCGATTAAGGCACAGATCTGGTGACTGTACAGAAATATTTCTTCAGTATTGAAGGTctcaatgagcacagtggcctccatccaGAAAtggaagtttggaaccaccaggactcttcctagagttggccggccagccagactgagcgatgggggagaagggcctaaaggccggcgcatgcttttgcgtctgcgtcgttgcatcgacgcactcgtttcaattcatgcttctaaaagtcttgcgtgtgttgcgacgcaagggacacgcaagaggGTCTTGGGTCTGCGTCGCTccgaaaacgcagaagcataaatcaggctttagtcagggaggtgaccagacacccgatggtcactctgacagagctccagcgttgttctaatgaagaggagaaccttccagaaggacaaccatatctgcagcactccacaaatcaggcctgtatGTGGCCAGATGGAGGCCACTCCTCTGTGGAAAAGGCACATAAACGCCTGGAGTCCACCGACAGGTACCCGAAGTACTCTCAAAAAAAATTCTTTGGTCtgacaaagattgaactctttggccagAATGCCATGCGTCATGTTTGGAGGAAACccggcactgctcatcaccatACCATCTCTAGAGGGAAGCGTGGTGCTGGCAGCTTCATGCTGCAGGGATGTTTTTATGCGGGAGGAaatgggagactagtcaggatggCGGGAAAGACTAATGCAGAAATGTACAAAGAGACATCCTCGGTAAAGACCTGCTGCTTACCGCTCTGGCCCAAAgaacacagccaagataacaaaggcgTGGCTTCGGGACAGCGTGAATGTCCTCTAGgggccctgacttgaacccgattaaGCATCTCACGAGAGATCTGAACCGGCTGTGCACAATTGCTCCTTATACAAACCAtgtggaacttgagaggttttCTAAAGAAGAATGGGGGAAACTACCCTGAAACCGCTGTGCCAAGCTTGTAGCCTTGAGGCTGTTTGCTGTAAACTGCTCTTCACCACAGTATTGCGCAAAGGCTGTAAatacattctttatttttaatagatttgcaaacatttcccaaaatcttttttttactttgtcattacggggtgttgtgttttaaaaaaaggacctgTTGCCTGGTTCACTAAAGCATGTTGACATATCACTGATTAAAAACTGATGTTTTCTCATTTTGGGCCCTGCAAttcaacagtgtttttatttttttatttttttaaaggcacttaATGGGTTGTTTCTGACAGCCTTGACTAAGGCCtagcattttcattttgttcattcaaatacttgttacttttacaagtcatCTCTGCTGGCACATCATGAGAGGATGGCAATGAGTATTAATAGCTCCATAAGGCTGCTTTATGGCTCTTAGTCTGTTCCAGTCAGAACtaataagtgtgtgtttgaaccTCCAGGGCGTTTTGATCGTGAAGTGGACATTGGCATCCCTGACGCCACTGGCAGATTGGAAATACTCCAGATTCACACAAAGAACATGAAACTGGCTGACGATGTTGACTTGGAACAGGTCCGTTCACTCGTTTCCTTCTAGTGACGTAACGCACCCACTGCTTCATGTTTCATGTCTCGTGCTTATCTTTCTATAAAGTTCAAAGTAAAACAACCAGGGAAATTATTTGTAATTTCATATTTACAGCCATGGAATCTGACtcaatttaatttgtaatggcAGTTGGTGTTCATGGTAATACTTAATGACTGTGAATTGTGTAGGATACTGGACAGGAAAGTGATATTGTGCTATCAATATCTCGTCTGTAGGTCGCCAATGAGACCCATGGACATGTGGGTGCGGATCTGGCTGCTCTCTGCTCTGAGGCTGCCCTGCAGGCCATCAGGAAGAAGATGGACCTGATTGACCTTGAGGATGAAACCATTGATGCTGAAGTCATGAACTCCCTTGCTGTCACTATGGATGACTTCAAGGTAAGGGCTGTGATCTGGTCCATGGTGCAAGTAAGACCTGTATCGGCCTTGTGAGCCCCCACTGATTATGCTCAATGCTGTCTTTCAGTGGGCTCTGAGCCAGAGCAATCCATCTGCACTGAGGGAGACTGTTGTCGAGGTGCCCAACATCACCTGGGAGGACATCGGAGGTCTGGATGATGTCAAGAGGGAGCTGCAGGAGTTGGTGCAGGTATGAAATTTCTTCCTGAGGTAAGATCGTGTTTTGAAATGGATGCATCACAAGCGGTAATCTTCTTCCCCTTATTCAATTCAGTACCCAGTGGAGCACCCGGACAAGTTCCTGAAGTTTGGCATGACCCCATCCAAGGGTGTGCTGTTCTATGGTCCCCCTGGTTGTGGTAAGACTCTGCTGGCCAAAGCCATCGCCAACGAGTGCCAGGCAAACTTCATCTCCATTAAAGGACCCGAGCTGCTTACCATGTGGTTTGGAGAGTCAGAGGCCAACGTCAGGGAGATCTTTGACAAGGTACGGATGCTGTTAAAGTATTGTGACTCACTCATGCCCGGAACAACAGCAACATCTTTGTTTGCATCTCATTTCAATCTACACAATTCTGTGTGACGTTTCCAGGCTCGTCAAGCAGCACCTTGCGTCCTCTTCTTTGATGAGCTGGACTCCATAGCCAAGGCCCGCGGTGGCAACGTGGGAGATGGTGGCGGAGCAGCCGACCGCGTCATCAACCAGATCCTGACCGAGATGGACGGGATGTCCAGCAAGAAGAATGTCTTCATCATCGGAGCCACAAACAGACCAGACATCATCGACCCCGCCATCCTGAGACCCGGCCGTCTGGATCAGCTCATCTACATTCCTCTGCCCGACGAGAAGAGCAGGATGAGCATCCTGAAGGCCAACCTCCGCAAGAGCCCCATCAGCAAGGTGCTTCTAGCTGCAGCTTCTTGTGTagctcttctttttaaatgcttgATCTGACTTGAATCTGTGGAAAATATAACTGCCTGGCCAATTtctaatcttttttcttttttcttttctttttttttaaataaaaaaaaaatcttttgacaGGATGTGGACTTGGACTTCCTGGCAAAGATGACCAATGGCTTCTCTGGAGCTGATCTTACAGAGATCTGCCAGCGGGCGTGTAAGCTGGCCATCAGAGAGTGCATCGAGAATGAGATCCGTCGAGAGAGGGAGCGGCAGACCAACCCGTCCGCTATGGTCAGTGTGTGTCCCGTCCCCTGGAGGAGAAGCTCCACACTGTTGCTGCCTAGGATATTAagagagatttatttatttatttgttttgtaggaggtggaggaggatgatccCGTGCCAGAGATCAGGAAAGATCACTTTGAGGAGGCAATGCGATTTGCTCGTCGCTCAGTCAGTGACAACGACATCCGCAAATATGAGATGTTTGCTCAGACACTGCAGCAGAGCCGAGGCTTTGGCAGCTTCAGGTACACTTACgaacattttatttgatttaaatcttcTCTCGATTgacaattctttcttttttttcttgtgtgtaaGTAGCTTCATCCTGTCAGTCATGATATTTTCCTAGAATTGCTGACTGCAAGACCTGTGATGTAACATCTGAAATGCCAGTGCCGTATCAGTGAAAATGACTTTTCTCCTCCAGGTTTCCCACCAGCACTGCAGGCGGCAGTGGTCCAACCAACGGCTCAGGAGGTACCGGCAGCGGTCCCGTGTTCAATGAAGACAACGACGATGACCTTTATGGATAAATGTACACTGCCCCACAGTGGTCAGTACCGGGATCACACCTGTACAAATTCTCACCAGATTCCACATTTTTAGGACTTTGTGCTTCTTTcatgtgttccttttttttgtatgaCTTCCCTTGGAGAAAGCATGTAGCCGCTTGGTTTGCCCTGGCTTTGATGTGGGTGGGGATAAGGGGAGGATGTTGGAAATGTAAGGTGAGCGACTGATGCAGAttagggagggtggggggggtttattGAGTGGCCTCATTCTCAGTATATCACAACCAACATGAATGGCTTTAGTGATGGGATTCTATGCTAGActataagaaaagaaaaaaaaacatattgcttatgacttcttctttttttttttaataaacagtaGCATATAATGTATTACAAATTTGTCAAGGTTatgttgttgaaaataaaatctcacAAAATGGAAGTGTTATCCCTGTCagtttgaaacttttttttatttgaattctcGTACATTTGGTTGGATTTAAAGATTTATTTATTCGTATCACAGTAGAAACAAAGACAATTGACTGTTTTGGCTCAAAGGCAGTTTCATACTGACAATGGTATTAGTCTTGTAATGTATTCTCTCTGCAATGTCTGAAAAGTGGTTCAATTTGTAGAAAGACCAACTATTCAAGTCTCCAATATTAAATCaatacagcagcaacaaaaggaaaaggcattgagcatatttcatatttgttttcttcCGTGTGACAATCTTCAGATAAATTGCATTCCTTGATAGACTAGTAAGGATCGTTGAAGGGAAAATGTGGGTGCTCTGCATCCCTCCACACTCTCTTGCCGTTcttctgtaaaaagaaaagcccATTTGATCAGTCGTGCACACCTTTAGGAACAGAATCCACTGCTTATCAGACTCTATAGCTAAAAACCGGATTGTGTGTCAGCCACGCAATGTCATTTGAGTCCACAGCAGTTGAGCTTTGAGTTAATTTTGATCGGAGGTGTCTGTGCTACATAAATAAACCATCGTAAGGGCTCTGCCCGCCACGTCTGGGTAAAATGTTGCACGATGTCATAAGAGACTGACTCACCTCGACTGTTGGAATGATGAAGCGCTCGTTGCGGTTGAGTGTTTCCATGAGCTTCATGTCGTCTTCTGACAGAGAAAAGTCAAACACCTGCAAGTTCTCCCGGATCCTGGAGGGCGTCACGCTCTTTGGAATGCACACAACGCCCCTCTGAACGTTCCACCTGCCAGGACGCCACAGACTTAGTCCAACGCTTTCTGGCTGCGATCCGATTAGTACATTCACTTCTAGCTTTGGGTTGGTACCTGAGTATGAGCTGGGCGGGTGTTCTCTGATGTCTctttgccatggcaaccagggCCGGGTCCTGTAGCACGCTCGGTTCATCAGGACAGGCCCAGGGTCTGTCCCCGCTGCCCAGAGGACTGTAGGCTGTCACACAAACCGCTACCGACCTGTGGCACAAGTGCACGCGCTGTCAACACAACATTTTGATAAAGGAATAAAGAACATAGTTTGATAACGTGTTTATCTGCAGTGACACTGACCGACAGTGAGACACGAGATCCGTTTGAGACAAATAAGGATGGCATTCCACCTTTGACGAGACGGAGATCAACTTTTAAACTTATTTCTCAGTCAATAAAACCATATGAAATGTATGTTTGGTGGCCTGTGAGAAAGCAACATCGTACCTGGTTCACCACAGGTTTGTGTCTGGCCgtggtgatgatgtcatcagtctGCCGGGCGTTGAAGTTGGACAGTCCTATAGCTTTGACCAGACCTTTGTCCACCAGGCTCTCCATGGCTGCCCAGGTATCTCTGTAGTGCACGTCAGAGTAACAAATACTGCCATCTTCTCGCCGGGGCATCAGCTCCTTCCCGCGCCTAacacggcaacacacacacacacacgccgaggCTGATGTCACAAGTTCATTGTCATTTCCCTTTAATCCGCCCGCCACTAACCACACGGAGACGGTTAATCAGTTAATCGTGTTGCGGTTGCTCACTGAAACGCCATGGGCCAGTGCATGAGGTACAGGTCCAAGAAGGATAGACCCAGGTGGGCCAAGCTGGTCCTGCACGCTTCCTCAACATCCTCCGGGTGGTGTTTGGTGTTCCACAGTTTGGATGTTATGAACAGGTCCTCTCGACGCAGCGCCTGGGAAGAGCACGGTCAAAACATCCATGTCTCACTACAGGGACATGCTTGATTGAGCTTGAAGGAAGTTTTAGATATTTACACGCTTGAATCAGAGACTGCAGGTGTATCGTGACATTTGGCCCAATCAGAGTTTCTCACCTTCCCAGGGCCGACCCTGCAGGCCAGTGCCTCTCCCACCTCCTGTTCGTTGCTGTATGCGGCGGCACAGTCAATGTGTCTGTACCCACAGTCCAAAGCTGCCAGCACCGCCTGCTTCACCTGAGGACACGTGGGACACATCATCTAAAAGCTATTTTATTTACTTCTAAAATAATGATCtccagaagaaagaaagaacccTACGCCTGTGTaaaggctttttcttttctgttttaccTGTCCTGGAGCACTCTTCCAGGTGCCGAGTCCGACCACCGGCATCCTCTGCCCCGTTGAGAGAGTCACAAAGGCGCTCATGTTTCAACCCTGTTGGCCTGACGGAGGACAGGCGGAGAAGTGGTGAGAGGCGTTTGCGTGTAGACTCCTGTGAAACTGGCCCAGTCATTGTGACTGACTGAGTTAATGATTATCACTCACATCTGAATTCATTAACTCCTGCAGTGCAGCGTGGGGTCGTGTGTGCACATTACGCTCGAGCCATTTCAACGAGCAGGAGCCGTCGAAACTTCCCCCTCGGTGACCTGCTCTGTCGTCTGTTCGGCCCCTTCTTGTGTTTCAGGGTGAAACATGAACCCTCTGTGAAACCAGCGCTGGAGTCATAAGTAGGTGATGCAGGTAGCTGGTATTATTCACAGCGTGGTGTCAGTGCTGCACTAAACAGCCTTTCCCCGCTTCACTAACTGTACTACGTGCTCACCAACAAACATCAACCACTGCATTCGTTTAACCTGATCCCCGGCTCTAGCTCAGCCGCACAACGGAGCGTGTCCAAACTACAATCATTGAACCAGCACAAAGTCCAGCATGTATTGGCAATGTTTGATCTGGTAGATTTCCTAGTTTTGGGTTCCAAGAACTGATATCACATCAGTTAGTTTGTTTGTATGTACGCATGAGACGTATTGATGTTTTTCTGTGATTTTGAGACACCTGATTATTCATATACCCGTATGCATGATCTTATCACTCTTTAGCAAAAGAGAGTAGTGGATGACGTACTCCGATATTAAAACCATGAAAagttaaaagtgcaatttcaacAACATAGAAACGATTAAGTGAAAGAATGCGTTGTACAGAAAAACGGCCTGATATTATATAAAATGTTAGATATTAGGAATGTGCCAATGTGGAAGAGGGCCTTTTACTGTTGTGGCCGGTCCGGCTTGCTTCACATGTTTAAAGTGTGTTCAAAGGGGAATATCTCTCCTGCTGTGAAATGATCCTAATAATCATTATTTAATCATGTTCCAAGGGTGAATATGTGAGgagcaaaacaaaccaaaggcTGATATGTAGCTGATCCTGACTGAAAGAGAAATTCAAATAACACGCCGCTAAGTTCACacatttggtttatttgttgCCATTTTGAAAAGATCATAAATATAGTAAAATGCACACAAGCAGTGACAGTCCCTCGGCAGCAGCACTGCGTTCTGCTCGCAGCCACAATCCAGCGTCCCCGCAGGAAGGAAGCTCACACACTCAAGTCATTCAAGTCTCTCCTGTTATCGTATAGTTCCGTCAGTATCTAATGACATAAAAgtgcatttatcaacaaattgcaTTCAAACATTTTCCCACACGCGTGATATATGTGTCCTACTGCTGCTGCCTGCATAAACAATACTTATCACACACATCTTATCATAAGTATAAACTGCAGTAGGTGGAGATAAAGGTCCCCCTGCAGTTTAGAATGAGAATTGCTGTTGCAATACTACAAAAACCTGTCTCCTAAACAGTGTTTtctacttgaaaaaaaaaacacgttagaTGCACACGTAGAGAAGCAGTGATGAAATGACAAACTGAAGCCATGACACTGAAAAGAAGAGACTTCTCACAGTAGCACCGAGACATTGCCTTCAAATGGCACAAGAGCAGAATATACACAACAAAGACGGGTTTCCCAGAGAGATTTCCACTTTGGACCTCAGATTACTTCAATACTTTTCCTTCCACTGGGAAACCCAACCTGTGCTTGTATGGCACTTTACAGGGATGCACTGGTAAAAATTCTGTAGTTTTGTATCAAATCTCTCCGTAAAAATATCATTGCTCACAAACAGTTATTATGGCCATTGATGTTACATTACTTACTTACTGTCATACCAAGATCAGCACCCCCAAATGTGTAACACAGCATAGGGCATCATCTGTTGTGCACTTTGCATGGCTGGTTGTGTttctgtagtgtgtgtgttcacatataTGGTTCGACACCAGGCTAAGGCACCCGGATGTCCCACAGATAGCGAGTCAGGCTATTCAGGTCAGAAGGGAAAGCACCCATATCACGTGCAGATTGTATTATCCAAGCTTACACTGCTGTTATTGTTCCTGATTGTCGTTCTTAGATTTTTCAGATGCATCTGAGATACGCTGATATTCTCCTGAGTGCATTGAACAAATCAGAATACAATTGATTTTAGCGGAAATACATTTTAGCAAATGGCTCACACACTTCAAGCAAGATGCTTTATTAGACTGAAAACATAAGAAAGCAGGTGAGCCGGCGTTTGCACTGAACActcacttttaaaaatgtttttttaaatatctctcGCTTCATCGTATAATAAAAAGAGTTGAAAGCCTATAAAATCACTGATaagtccattaaaaaaaaaggagttaaGAACAGATCCATCCCCAGCCCGGCTCGGCTGCttaagtgtgtgtatgtctgtgtgtgtgtgtgtgtgtgtgtgggtgtgtctgtgtaagcTTCggccaaaagaaacacaaataaaaacatcctTAAAGTGCCATTTGTCTGGCATTCCTTCCTTATTCTCCAAATCTGACGTTCCCACAACCGACTGTCCAGTGCTGCATGCATTATATGAGACATGGGGACTGGACGTTGGGAAGGGAAACTGCAATGAGGGTCAAAATTGAAATATGAAGGGTTGTTTTATTTGCGGTTGTTCCCATTTAGTCTGGAGTGTTTGTGCAGGAGGGGTTGAAGGTGAGTCCTCCTATGACTGGGGGAGGTGTTGTCGGATAATCTCTCTGGACTGAGGGGGAATCCTGTCGGGAAAACGAACAGAAAACTCCACAATGAGGTCACCGCGCTGGGACGGGTTCTTGGGCAAAGGCAGGCCTTCCCCCCTGAATCGCTTCACCGTCCCCGGCTTGATGATGTCGTGACATGGTAGCGAGATGACGCGGTTCTCCAGCGTGGGAATGCTCACTGTGCAGCCACACAGCGCCTGCAGCGGAGGAGATcaaaagggttaaaaaaaacaagccataAAAAATATCTGGATGACTTCATGTTTCCATGAACTAAACAACTTTAGTGTGAAAGGAAATGTTGTTTTAGTATCAACATGTGCCCTTGTGTGGTCTACGTAACAGCATTTGGAACAAAAAGTAGAaaccttggtgtgtgtgtgcgcgtgtgtgtgtgtgtgtgtgtgttggaggggcTCCGCATTGCACCGGGCACTAATTTTAGCAACGGCCTCATGGCCGGGACTAATGACGCGAGGGTGGAATCGGCTGCGCTTGTAAATAGTTTGAGGGCCTGTCAAATGGGCTGGCAGGACGAgaggagagaacacacacacacacacacactgcgcctCACCTTCTAATCACAAGGACTGATGATATCCAGTCCGAGGGTAGAAAGCAATAAACTAAACAGAGAGCTGAGGTTATCGCGACTTCACAGGCTTTCCAGTGAGCATCACTCGCCAGATTTGCACTGGATAGAACAATTATTTAAATCCACAACTGTGTGAATGAAAAACCTGATAAATCAAACACATCCACTATATAATGTATTTCCCAACAACTGTTACAAAACCTACATAAAATAGGGGCAGTGAATAAATACCATTAGGTGTGGAGAGCCATTGATGATTCTCAGAGGCTgggtttaatctttttttaaagaaggatAGTTTGGGGCAACCAAGGGTTTGTAAAGTATTGGAATCGCCATGAAAAGTCAGGGTAAAAGAAAACTATTACATTTCATCCCGAGGGGAACACACACTCTTTAGCAATACATCCAAAAAGTTATTTCACAGAAATTCAAAATCGTGGTGGAGAAACTCTGTATTTCAAGTTTCCTTTTTCACTTCCAGCATCTCGATTTGctggtaattttttttttccatctccagTTTTTTGGAAGAAACGTTCTAAATAGAGACGGTTACGTGGACAGTGGAAGCAGAGCAGCTGCttcagaggacagacaagaaCAGTTTTCCAGCCATGACATCAGCCTCGCGACATACGAGGCGATTTAGCCTGTGATGGAGACTCCTGCTCATCCTCTCCATTCACTAACACGAGTcttacacacagagacaggtTGCCATGACGCCTGGCACACACTGCTAGTGGATCTGGGGGCCCACTGATTACATAAGCCTCAGCTCAGACAACATAGCTGTAGAGACACGAATGCACACAGATATACGGCAGCTTTGCTATATCTGTGAGAGTGATCTGCAGATTCATTCCATTGGGTCACATCCTGACGTTCACCATCGCTGTTGCATGCTTGCTGAAAGGACAAGTTGTAAGTGCCTTTTATATAGCATACTTGGCATAATTGGCTTTTCTAATTGATGTGAGAGAGGACGGCTGTAGATTTATGTTTAGAGGCATAATGCCACAGTTACTGTGTGGGTTTCGCTGCTGAGCTAAGTGCAGTGGTAACCCTACCCAGAAATACACTGCCACAGCAAATACAACCACACTGCAGAGGCATTATTACGTAAATGACTAAATTGAGCCAGACTCAAGAGCCAGATATATGTCGGTTTCAGGAAAATCAGTGTGAAATTCCCgcttttttttgtctaactGCTTCTGACTGCTGTCACGGTGAATAAAATTGCAGGACTAGAAGTTTCCTTTTGCAGAATCTCCCAGGAGTCTAAAGATTGGTCAAACGAGCACACAATTAAGCTGTTCATCCAGGCACGCGCCTGTCAGCAAACAAAACCGACCAACCCAACAGCAGGGGCGACTGTGTGTGCTGCCTCCGCCGTGTTTGTCCTTTAGAGCGAGCGGTGCTGTTTCACTGCAGCATTCGGCATCGCATCTTCAGGGAAGCACAGGAAAGTAAAGCAGTGGAATATTTGTTCTTGTTTGCTTTGGATACTGAATCATCTGACCCACTTCCCTAACGTTCCCCGGATACCCCCTCCATCTTTAGCTGCTGACTTAAGTCTCTTATCTGGCTGCCAAAGGAGTAGAGGAGAGCTGAGGGAGTTCTGCAGTGCAAACGTAAT
Coding sequences:
- the vcp gene encoding transitional endoplasmic reticulum ATPase — translated: MASGGESKNDDLATAILKQKTRPNRLIVDESINEDNSVVSLSQTKMDELQLFRGDTVLMKGKKRRETVCIVLSDDTCSDEKVRMNRVVRNNLRVRLGDVISIQPCPDVKYGKRIHVLPIDDTVEGITGNLFEVYLKPYFLEAYRPIRKGDIFLVRGGMRAVEFKVVETDPSPYCIVAPDTVIHCEGEPIRREDEEESLNEVGYDDIGGVRKQLAQIKEMVELPLRHPALFKAIGVKPPRGILLYGPPGTGKTLIARAVANETGAFFFLINGPEIMSKLAGESESNLRKAFEEAEKNAPAIIFIDELDAIAPKREKTHGEVERRIVSQLLTLMDGLKQRAHVIVMAATNRPNSIDPALRRFGRFDREVDIGIPDATGRLEILQIHTKNMKLADDVDLEQVANETHGHVGADLAALCSEAALQAIRKKMDLIDLEDETIDAEVMNSLAVTMDDFKWALSQSNPSALRETVVEVPNITWEDIGGLDDVKRELQELVQYPVEHPDKFLKFGMTPSKGVLFYGPPGCGKTLLAKAIANECQANFISIKGPELLTMWFGESEANVREIFDKARQAAPCVLFFDELDSIAKARGGNVGDGGGAADRVINQILTEMDGMSSKKNVFIIGATNRPDIIDPAILRPGRLDQLIYIPLPDEKSRMSILKANLRKSPISKDVDLDFLAKMTNGFSGADLTEICQRACKLAIRECIENEIRRERERQTNPSAMEVEEDDPVPEIRKDHFEEAMRFARRSVSDNDIRKYEMFAQTLQQSRGFGSFRFPTSTAGGSGPTNGSGGTGSGPVFNEDNDDDLYG
- the akr1a1a gene encoding aldo-keto reductase family 1 member A1-A; this translates as MSAFVTLSTGQRMPVVGLGTWKSAPGQVKQAVLAALDCGYRHIDCAAAYSNEQEVGEALACRVGPGKALRREDLFITSKLWNTKHHPEDVEEACRTSLAHLGLSFLDLYLMHWPMAFQRGKELMPRREDGSICYSDVHYRDTWAAMESLVDKGLVKAIGLSNFNARQTDDIITTARHKPVVNQVECHPYLSQTDLVSHCRSVAVCVTAYSPLGSGDRPWACPDEPSVLQDPALVAMAKRHQRTPAQLILRWNVQRGVVCIPKSVTPSRIRENLQVFDFSLSEDDMKLMETLNRNERFIIPTVEKNGKRVWRDAEHPHFPFNDPY